The Engystomops pustulosus chromosome 2, aEngPut4.maternal, whole genome shotgun sequence genomic interval ATGGGACAGTTTAGCGTTGTACAAAAAGATATCaaagaattgttatttcatggaaAATTCCAATGTATTGGCTATCTCTACTGCTAGCATACCGCTTTTTAACGATATAGTACGGCTTTAACGAATTGTAAAAAAGAAGACTGCTTCCCTATATCGTATTATGATTAGAACAGCTGTATAGATTCAATATACGAGTATGAACAACCTTACACGCCCATTGGTCTTTTCCGCCACAACTAAGATGGCCGTCTCATGGCAATAGATCCATAACTGCGTGCGGCTGTGACGTTCGGGGAGAGGCGCGATCACGTGACGTGCGCCGGGGTTAGATCCGCTTAGCGGCTGCGGCTCATTGTTTCTTCTCCGGAGGTCAGAGGTCACCGGGGCGGTGTGTGACATCACTCCGGTGCATGTGCGGAAACAACATGTCTGTGCCGCTACTCACTGATGCTGTGACCGTACCCGGAGGGGAGCGAGAGACCGCAGCGGTGAGCACATGACCACTGAGAGGTTGTGGGGTATGGCAGGAGCTGCGGGCATTgccggtggaggctgcagtgtgtcCTGCTGCTATTCGTTCTCCTTGCATGTCATTGCCGGCACAGCAGTGCTGTATGCGGTGTCTGATGGATGTCTCTCTTTCTACAGGTCATCTTCCTGCACGGCCTTGGGGACACGGGGTAAGTTTCTATTGTGTAAAGCGGTGACCTCCTTGCTGACAGCTGCACCCACTGCAGGTCAAGGCTGAGCTAGACAGCAGTCTGCTGCCTCCATCCGATCAGCAATGTGGCCAGCGTGTCTGCTATTTCTCCTACTAGGTTTCTGTCAGTATACAAATATGGCCCGGTTGTGGGGTCGGTAAGCCTAACTTCTGACTCCCACATACATGgggaatgtttaaccccttcccaccaaagCCCTTATTTCGATTTTGTTTCGTTTTtgatgtggggagtgaaaaatgaatctaacttttttttttaatttttgcttaTAAAGAGCGGTGTGAGGGCtgatggcatttaatattccatgccatgtacttggaagtgggaaaaatacattccaaatgcagtgaaatttggtGAAAAACGGTGTACTGAGCTGTTTTTTGTTTGcgagacattttcaatgctatcattttgagaacGTTATTACTGGgaataacttttattatattttgattggaatAGTGTGATGCGGCGATGCCTAACATGCCTATAACATGCCTATAACATgcctatgatttttactgttcgtATTAGTTCTAGGGGAAAGGGGAGGgtatttcccccttttttttttttttttttttactattaactTTACATTgtgtgatcctaccatatactgccacagtacagtatatggagattatactgagcattgattacaatgtgctagtGGTACAAGTAAAAGAAAAATGTACAACCTCAGGTCTTACagaccgacatgtgacgtactactaTATCAGCAAGGGGTTAGGTGATTAGTCTACAGTAATCATTATGATACCAAGTAATTTAGctagaacataaaaaaaaaaaacactgtggggggaaaaaaaagtttttaaccaAAATGTACTGAATAATATTTGTTTAGTAACTGAACCGACCCGATGTTCCCATTCAGAATTTAGGTTTGGTTGCTTGACCAGGACAAATTGCCTGATTGGCTATTCGGTGGCCAATCCGGCAACTTGTCCTGGTCAAGCAACCAaaaaattgacacccctagctacATTGCCATAGCTAAATGCTAGGGGAGTCAATTTGCTATATTGGCCGTTTGACAGGCAATGTTTCTGGTTCGTGCGGCAGAACTGGAATGGTacgtccactcatctctattagtgtgtctatgaatttttttttcttagaaactGTATTGCCTTTACCAGTTTGTGCAGTTCCTCTAAAGTAAATTCCCAGAGTGGGATGCACAAACTGGGATCATGAAAGGGTGGACGCAGATTAAAAAATGCGTACTGAGTGAACAATGGAGGGAGACGTATTTTATAATAAGTAAATGGTGAAGAAGGAGGACCGCGGCACTCACCAGAGATTTCTTCAAGGTTTATTCAAACAGTAGGTACTGAGCTAGTCCGGAGTAGGTACTCCGTCCCCAGGCAAAATTGGCTCAGCAAGGGTGCTCCCAAATGCAACTATAAGTGTGGGCATTGTAATTTTTGCAGGTACAACATGCAGGTTAAAACTTTAAATCTAGGAGGCGTGAAAATTGGTGTAAAAAGTTTTATTACTTGCGGGGCCCCACCTACGTGGTATATGTTCTTGTCTGTCCATGTTATAAATTCTATATTGGGAAGACAATCCGGAACATGTTTACAAGATTCAGGGAACACCTTAATTCGGTGTCCACTGGGAACGGTTGTCCTAGGCTGATTGAGCACATAAGGCTGCACCATTCCAATGAATCAACTCCACTTCGCTTCGCGGGCATAGAAAAGGTAGATATTAACCCTAGGGGCGGTGATCACCAGAAGGATCTACTACGCCGCGAAGCCAAGTGGATTCTGAGGTGTAAAGCCATGGGCACTCTCGGCCTGAATGACTGGAATGATTTCAGTGTCTTTTTATAATCCCTTAAAAAATGTATTGCTAAATTTTCCATTGTCATGCACTAATACTGCTTTTCGAATGTACTCTCTTGCTCGCTATTGTTTTTAACACACTATTTGTTTGGTTATGTGTCGAAACTATCACGCATTCATGTGTGTTTGTTACATTGTTGCTATGTATCTATGACAACCTCCTGGGGCCGGTGCTTATAGTGCACGTGCCCCGGAAGGATGACGTCAGAGGCTAGAGGAAGCGCTGTTCAGCGTGAAGcggcccgtcgccttgccgcatgtcggcgtcctgtaccACCTGTGCATGTTTGAATAAATTTTGAAGAAATCTCCGGTGAGTACCGCGGTCCTCCTTTCTTCACCATTTACTTGCGATAACTGAACTCCCACGCTGAGCACCCCTGTTGTCTTCACGTCCCTGCAGTGGATGCCAGTCATAAGACTCCAATTTTGCTGTGGTCCAATCAGGTCTAGGATTATAAGGTGCATGAGAGTAGTGCCAGCGCCGTTTTTACTTCTATTGTGGCTTGGTATTTTATAATAATAGATCAAGCCCACTTTGGCTTCAACCTCCCGAGAACGCCATCTAAACCAGATAGACTAGTAGCCTGCCCGAGGTGTTCGATACCCAACACActtatggcatggaatattttccTGCACATACACTCAGGACTTTTGGAACCAAATAAGAAGCCAGATACAGGATAAGTGGGACATTAGCTTACCCTTAGACACACTGCTCCTCGACTGGAAACAATGAGACGCAAGGAAAAACGAAGGGTTTCTTCCAGAAATGGAAGATGAGCAGATCAGAAATAGTGGAGTTGATGACTCCATTCAAACTGACGTCATGGTACAACATGGGAGTGCTAAAGAATTCCCTTGGAGCCCTCCAAATCTGACAGACTATAGAACAGCCAGTTCTAGATACAGAAGTGAAAGGAACGGCAACTCAAAAGATGTACAGAAACATTAAGCAATACGATGTCCCCCAGGGATTTGGACAGTGGGTCAAGCCTGGAGGATAGGAACATGCCCTCTCCCCATGcactattttgtgtgtgtgttttttttttttttttttttttttgttcaacactCTTGTGAGCTTTGTATTGTTCATGATTGAATCAGAACTGTATAAATACTATGGATGATACATTGCCTTTCCAGCCTCACCTGTGGCTAACAGGCTTGTTATGTAAAATTTTCTGTTTGtttgaaaaccaaataaaatgtgtttttggggaaaaaatggagacaaaaaaactttttctgtTCAAAAAGACTTATGAGACTTATTAAGTGACAGAAATGTAAGTAATTGCAAAGTCATAATCAATTAAACAATTATATTTAAACCCCTTTTTCACCTCGAGACGCACAGGTCAGTCAAGTACACAGAGGGAGCCAGCATTGGAGTAGATCCTAACATTGGTTCCTTTGTTTTCTTCTGTTGAGTCAATAATTTTGTCATTCATTGGTGCTAAGATTTTGCTTATAATTGTAAAGATTTCCTAatgtgagacattggggcaccttTCGTCAGCGGTTggactaataaaccactaccagaatattgtgcaGCGGAGTTCCTTCTAGGCGGAGATTGTAACACTAAAGTCATTGTTGGGAGCTGAGAGTGCCTACTCCTCTGTGCTTGACATGCAGTATTCCAGGAGCTCCGGCTATTGATGTCTCTGGATGATGGAACATCAATaacagtgaggggggggggggtctgagaaaggagcatgacttcagtgttaaaatctctgcctccttgactttatacaaccaatttacatctcacttcaaagttgattttctggatgatgccaccacacttggtaatgaaagaaacatgatctggaaggtgtcccACCAACGATGAGTATTCATTTTCCTCTGGATTGAGAGAACAGGGAAGGCACATTGTGAGTGGGTTTAGAATGCAGAAATGGAGTATGCTtttcgtgtgtgtgtgtatatctctcaatcaatttttttttttccatggtcaAACCTGAGTTCCATCTTTTCCAATGCATTGAAGAATTGTTGTGTTGATGGATGTAGAAAGTAGGTTGCAGCAATTTGATAGTAATAATTCTTTTTCTCTATAGACATGGCTGGGCAGAGGCACTGTCTGCCATAAAACACCCTCATGTGAAATATATATGTCCCCATGCGTAAGTATGCATACCTTGGTTTCTCTGGTAAAGTGATGTGTAGGTTGCTTGTATAGCACACAACCAATAACCTTTACTATGTGCAGGCCTCGCATTCCTGTAACACTGAACATGAAGATGGTGATGCCAGCTTGGTAAGTGTGTGTCCATCTCCGTAGCGTTTCATTCCAGGTTTGCTGGtggctcatttatatattttatccaTGCAGGTTTGACTTAATGGGGCTGAGTCCAGATGCTCCTGAAGATGAAGCAGGCATTAAGAAGGCTGCTGACAGCAGTAAGAATACTTATGGCACCATTTTTTTCAATCTAGTGTAAAAAGAGTAGATGACAAAATCCTGTTTCTTGTAGACTGTAGCAGACTGTAGTTCTGTGATGCAGCAAACTGTCCCCTGACAATAGTTTGTCTTAAGAATTTCAGTGGCATTTGTATGTTTAACTGATTGCTTCGCAAACTAAAAATTGCCCTCAGGTCTATGTTTGTGTATTAGACACATGGGGAGATGTAAACTAAAACCATGTGAAAATTACACAGTTCATGGCTAGTGACCAAGCTGGGCTAGAGCACGGCTGCGTCTGCTCACCTCTACCATCTCCACCCGGCTAAGCAGATTTCTGCACCAGGATATACATCAGTTGAAGATATTGATAAAAGTAGTGCAATCATGGTTATGGAGCAGTAATTCCACCCCACGCTTATCACTCTACAATCTCATATTTTGAGAAACCCTTTTTCCAAGAATAGTTGCTGAAACAATGAAGTATTTGTCCCTAGCCCCGACTTCACCTCCACCAAAATGGCAATGACTCTGattccacagtcctgttttcctgctaGTGCCCTTTTCTCTGATCTGTAGCAGGGGCGCTTGAGTGGTGCACATGAAGTGCAACACACATTAATTTAGATTGTAACAGGAGTGCACAACCTTCAGCCGACAAGCCATGTGTGGCCTGCCAAGTTTCAAGTTGCACCCAGCACCCTGCTGACAGGGAGTGCAGATgagtcctcactgctcccagggCCTCTCCTGCCACTCAGCTCTGACGCctgagggcgccttcccacgtggaGTTTCtcttgcgtttttaaacgcatcctaAAAGAAATTTGGAGGGGGGTTTAACCAAAACGCATATGTGTTTGCAATGAGACGCATAAGCGTTTAGTTCAAACCCCCTACCACTTTTGTTTtggatgcgtttcaaaatgcgaGAACAAAACGCCACTTGGGAAGGCGTCCTGACACTGGTCTTGTGCACTGGcccccaggagcaggagaggttCCAGGTATTGCTGTAATGTGGTATTTATAATTGGGGATGGCATTATGTGCTGTACTGAGGTTGTTGGTGCATCTTGCTAGTGCTAGTTACTTTAATGGCTCCTTAAAATTGAGCAGTATGACCATATGGCCCTTGAACCAAAAAAAGTTGTTCGTTCCTGGATTAAATCTTTAGAACcttaatagaacagacatttgaaAGGACGTTTCAtcatttttataattatgtttaTGGTATCTGAGTCGGTCCATTTTATCCTAACTCCACTCAAATGATCACCGACTCGACAGCCCTGCTCATTACCCCAATGTAAATGGAAGAAGCGTATGGGTCATTCCTGCAGCTTTCCCCTTGCCAGTCCATATGTGTAAGACAGCAGTCAGTTAGCTTGAACCCGTATCTGTAGTAAACCCTCACAAACATCAGAAGTGCTATATAATGAGGCAGGAGCTGCAGATTTGGTGCAGTGCCAGGTTCTTCTTcccacatgtcacacagcacTAATAAAGTTCTTCTGGTACAGTTGTCTGAGTAGCAAAAGGGGAATGTTCTTGCCTTCAGGCAGCTGCCACAACTGCTTCATCCACCTCCAAAGCAGTGAACGATCCCTGGCCCGGTATTTGCCCACGCCTTGTGGTCTGAGAGCACAGGTATAAAGAATACATGGGCTTTAATTAATCTGGAAATTTCATGTTTTTTTGATTTTCAGTTAAAAGCATTATTGAACATGAGGTGAAGAATGGAATTCCGGCAAATAGGATTGTTCTAGGAGGATTTTCACAGGTACCTAGAGAGATGAATGACGGTGATGTACCCGCTGTCTTCATACATTTGAGTTATATTTCGCCACAAGAGACTTTGGTTCTTTGTAGAACATGTGCGTCTGTCAAGTCAAGGGAAGGGAAATGGAAATAAAGATTATATTAATACACATGTCTTTCTAAAACGAAATGGTTTGTAAAAAGTTTACCCTCTTGTTGCTGattgccttttttgtttttgcgttttgcaTGTTTACAAattgccccctttccctagatatagatatttattttttatatcacttctagagAAAGTGGGCATCTTTTTAAAcgttacttttttttatatataaagcaTGTATTTGCAgaccacctagggtactttaaccctagggagtctgatcattcctaccatatactgaaatacagcaCTATTGCAGTGTATGGCGGATCTGCTGAAGATCTGCAAAATGTAGCTAATCTTCAGAAATGACAACCCCTGGACTTCAGCACTGATCAATGGTGTTCTCTGAgggcgtttgctgcataatgcagcaatgaCCAAGAATGTTTGGAGAGTGATCAGCCCGTTAGTAGCATTGTGAGGTACTATTCATCACATGTCGTTGAGGAGTTAATGAAGTCTCCGCTGTTGTAatcatataattattatgatccATTTCCCTGTATATTTTGTTCTCCACATTGGGTTACAGCCCCAATTTTGACGTCTGCTTTTGCTTTATTTTCTTAGGGAGGAGCCCTGTCGTTGTATACGGCTCTGACCTGTCAACACAAACTTGCTGGAATTGTTGGACTTAGCTGCTGGCTGCCACTGCATAAGACATTCCCTCAGGTAAAATGCttatagaaaaatattttattttgtcttCCTCTATTAAAATAGTTATGAAAATATTTCCTGAAGTTGTTGCATAGTTaagctgcttaaccccttaatgacttgccCGTTTTGCGCCTTCCTGGCAtggctcttttttatttttatcataactttgaaacgctttaacatatttccagttgattttgagatttgttttttcgtgacacattgtacttcatgttggttgagaaatttaagcaatatatttatttaggtttttttattaaataaatggaaatttggcgaaaattttgaaataaaccggttgaaaaagttttcatgtgtcaggatgcatttggagagccctagtggaactaaacagaggaaagccccaacaagagacaccattttggagaatttagcaaggtgtaatttgtgtatttgaccCAACAGGTGGTTGATTTAATTAGGCCACAAAAAGGAAAGATTAAAATTTTCTCAGTTACTTTTACCCTGAATTTTTGTAAGCCGCAAggaataaaagatgaaacaactcccagaaatgtgtaaaactatttctcctaagtgtagaattgccccacttgttcatataaa includes:
- the LYPLA2 gene encoding acyl-protein thioesterase 2 encodes the protein MCGNNMSVPLLTDAVTVPGGERETAAVIFLHGLGDTGHGWAEALSAIKHPHVKYICPHAPRIPVTLNMKMVMPAWFDLMGLSPDAPEDEAGIKKAADSIKSIIEHEVKNGIPANRIVLGGFSQGGALSLYTALTCQHKLAGIVGLSCWLPLHKTFPQACGVNKDISILQCHGEADPMIPVRFGTLTSEKLKSVVTPSKVQYKTYPGVMHSTSQEEMMAVKDFLEKVIPKV